A window of Chthoniobacterales bacterium genomic DNA:
AGACGACGACGACCTCGCTGCTCGCCTGGATCCTCGAGCACGCTGGCCTCGAGCCCGGCTGGCTGATCGGCGGCATTCCCGCGAATCTCGGCACGGGCTGCAACCTTCGCGATTCGAAATACTTCGTGATCGAGGGTGACGAATACGACACCGCATTTTTCGACAAGCGCTCGAAGTTCGTGCACTACATGCCGGAGCTCGTGATCGTGAACAACATCGAGTTCGATCACGCGGACATCTTCCGCGATCTCGACGAGATCAAGACGAGCTTCCGCCGGCTGCTGAACATCGTGCCCAGCGAGGGCATGGTCCTGCTCAACGCCGACGATCCGAACTGCCTCGATGTCGCCAGGACCTGCCCTGCGCCGATCGTCGAGGTCGGCTTCTCGCCGAACGCGGCGAACCAGATCCGCAACGTCGAGCACCACGGCGCCCACACGATCTTCGAGTTGTTCGGCGAGCGCTTCGAGATTCCGCTGCTTGGCGACTTCAACATTCGCAACGCCGCGATGGCCGCAAGCGCGGCGCATTTCTACGGCGTGCCGCTGGAAAAAATTCGCGAGGCGTTGCGCACGTTTGCGGGCATCAAGCGGCGCCAGGAAGTGCGCGGAGTCGTGCGCGGCATCACCGTGATCGACGATTTCGGGCATCATCCGACGGCCATTCGCGAGACGCTGGCCGGCTTGCGTCAGCGCTATGCGGGATCCCGCCTGTGGGCGATCTTTGAGCCTCGGTCGAATACGACGCGTCGGGCCGTGTTCCAGGAATCCCTGCCCGCGGCCTTCGTCGAGGCTGACGGCGTGTTCATCGCGCAGATCGCGCGGCTCGAGCAGATTCCCGAGACGGATCGCCTGAATCCCGAACGGGTCGTGGCGGATATTGCAGCGACGGGGCGGCCGGCGTTTTACGAACCGACGGCTGATGCCATTGTCGCGCGCTTGAAGCCGCTGGCAGCCGAAGGCGACGTTGTGGTCGTCTTCAGCAATGGCGGCTTCGACGGCATCCACGCAAAATTGCTGGAGCGCCTGTAATCTCGGCGGTCCCCGACCGCCGGGACGAACTACCCGAGACGGTAGACGATGCGGGCCTTGCTGAGGTCGTAGGGGGACATTTCCATCTTCACGCGGTCGCCGTTCGTGAGGCGGATGAAGCGCTTGCGCATCTTGCCCGAGATGTGGGCGAGGACGGTGTGCTTGTTCGCGAGTTCGACATGAAACATCGTGCCCGCGAGGACGGACGTAATCTTGCCTTCGACTTCGATTGCTTGTTCTTGAGCCATAGAGGATGTCGCGACGGCACGGCCCAAAGGGTTTTTCCGAGTGGCCGCGGGTCGGTCGAATTCGTTTCGAAAGCGGGAGGAGCGATCCCGCCCCAACGCCTCGCCGCACGATGTGCAGCGCTCTGACCCAAACCGTCGAGACAGGCACTCTCGCCGATTTTGTCAGTTTGGCAACTGCTTTGTTGCGCAGGGTTTGCCGAAAAACGGGAGGGGGTGTTCCCGACATTGACAAGAAGGTCCCTACAGACCACCTTGCGTCCGCTCTTGCGCCTTACGGCAGTTCGTTCGCGAGAAAGCAACCACCAAAGACAACTGCCAACCTCCATCTCCTTTTTTCTTTCATGCGTATTCCCTGGGGCTACTTCCGCTGGCAAAACACTCTCTTTCTGGGGACGACCCTCCTGGCGACCCTCACCGTGGTGCCCTGGTATCTCTGGACACACGGTCTCGATCTCTTCCAGTTCTGTCTGTTCATCTTCTTTTTCTTTGCCACCGGGATGAGCATCACGCTCGGCTACCACCGGTATTTCTCGCACCTCACCTTCCAGGCGAACTGGTCGGTCAAACTCTTCACGCTCCTCTTTGGCGCCGCGGCTTTCGAAGGTTCCGCGGTCGCCTGGTCGGCGGATCACCGCCGACATCACAAGCATGTCGATCACGACGAGGATCCCTACGACATCTCCAAGGGCCTTTTCCATGCCCACATCGGCTGGCTGCTTTTCCGCACCGGTCCCGATACGCCGCTCACCTGGGTGCGCGACCTGCAGAAGGACAAGCTTGCCATGTGGCAGCACCGTCACTACGTCCCGCTCGCCTTCCTCATGAGCTTCGGTCTGCCGACCCTCGTTGGATATCTTGTCGGGGGAGGCTCGGCCGCGCTTGGCGCGTTCCTGCTCTCCGGCGTCGCTCGCGTGGTTGCCGTGCACCACATGACCTTCTGCATCAACTCGCTCTGCCACTGGATCGGCGACCGGCCCTACTCGAGCAAGGTCAGCGCCCGCGACAGCTTCTTCATGGCGCTCTTCACCTTTGGCGAGGGCTATCACAACTATCACCACGAGTTCCAATACGACTACCGCAACGGCGTGAAGCCCTGGCAGTATGACCCCACCAAGTGGGCGATCTGGACGCTCAACAAGCTCGGTCTCGTGCGCAACCTCCGCACCGTCGACGAGGAGAAGATCCTCAAGGCGCAGATCGTCGAGCAGCAGCGGCGCCTCGCCGCAAAGCTCGAGAAGCGCGGCACGCCGGTCGGCGAGTCGCTCCAGGCTCTGCTTCACAGCGCGCAGGAGCGTCTGCACGAGGCTATCGCCCATTGGGAAAAAGCGATGGGCGAATGGCGCGCCGCCGCCGAGCGTCGCCACGAGCTCTCGCGCGAACATCGCCGCGAACTCAAGCGCGAACTCGACGACGCCACGCAGCGTCTGCGCGAAGCGCTCCGCCATTTGCGCTACGCCCACGAGGCCTGATTTCGGGGATTTGTCCTTCGCCACGCCGTCCCGGAATGATGGTGTGGCGAATATTTCCTCGCCAGTGGCCGGGCTCCTCCTAATTTGGGAGTCTTTTCATGAACGAGGAACTGCAGAAAGTCGTAGAAGCGGGAAAAATCACGCCGGAGGTCGCGGCGAAACTGAATCATTTACAGCCGGGCGCCTACTGCCTGCACAAGAGCTGGGGCTTCGGCCGCATCGCCGAGTGGAATCTCCTCACCGGCCAGGTTTTCATCGATTTCGGCTCGAAGAAGGGCCACCCGATGCAACTCGAATACGCGGCGCAAACGCTCGCCGCGATTCCGCCTGATGCCGTTCGCGCGCAGGCCGCGTCGAATCCCGAGGCCGTTCGCACCCGCGCCGCGCAGGATCCCGCCGGTCTGGTGAAGGACGTCCTTCGCGATCACGGCGGCAAGGCGACCGTCGAGCAGATCACCGCGGATTTCGTGCCGCTGGCCATGGATGCCGCGGCCTTCAAGAAATTCTTCGACGCCGCCAGAAAGAAGCTCAAGGCCGATCCGCACGTCCATCTTCCCGGCAAGAAGGGCGAACCGATCGAGTTGCATGATGCGCCGGTGAACCAGGGCGCCAAACTCATCGAGAGCTTCCGCGCCGCGCGTCATCCGAAGGATCAGGTGCTCGCGCTCGACGCCGTGCTCAAGGGCTTCGACGATCTCGTCAAGGAAGTCGAAGAGATGAAGGTTCTCTCCGCGCAGGTCGAGGACGCCGCGAAGAAGGGGCAGAAGCTTCACGCCGTGCAGGCGGTCGAAATGCTCCTCGCTCGCGACGAGATCTGCGAACGCCACGAGGCGCTGCAGCCCGGGCCCGACGCGCCCGTCATTGCGGACATCCTCCGCACGGAGGCGTCCCGGCTTGCGGAACTCTTCACCGCGCTGCCGGCGTCGAAACACCGCCGCGTGCTCTCGCACTTCAAGGCCGCCTTCGAGGAACGCTGGCAGGAGCGCGCTCTCGCGCTCGCCCTCAAGGGCACGCCGCGCCTTGCCCAGGAAATTTCGCGCCTGTTCGAACTCGAGAGCGAAAAGGCCGCCTTCGCCGCCGCCATCGACAAGTGGCTGCGGGAGCGCTCGATCTCGCCGGAAATCCTGCTCTGGCTCTGCAAGGAGCGCGGCGCGGGCTATCCCGAGTTTTTCAACATCGGGCTTTTTGGGGCGATCATCGCGGCGCTCGAGGACGATGTCCTTCTCAGCGAAATCACGCGCGGCACGAAGCTGCACGATCTCGTGATGGATGACAAATCGC
This region includes:
- the mpl gene encoding UDP-N-acetylmuramate:L-alanyl-gamma-D-glutamyl-meso-diaminopimelate ligase, producing MKHIHFLGICGTAMGAVAAGMRERGFTVTGQDDNVYPPMSTFLEEQGITITRGFAPEDIPASADLVVVGNAMTRGKPAVEAVLNRKLSYLSLPETLKQYFLRGRHNLVVTGTHGKTTTTSLLAWILEHAGLEPGWLIGGIPANLGTGCNLRDSKYFVIEGDEYDTAFFDKRSKFVHYMPELVIVNNIEFDHADIFRDLDEIKTSFRRLLNIVPSEGMVLLNADDPNCLDVARTCPAPIVEVGFSPNAANQIRNVEHHGAHTIFELFGERFEIPLLGDFNIRNAAMAASAAHFYGVPLEKIREALRTFAGIKRRQEVRGVVRGITVIDDFGHHPTAIRETLAGLRQRYAGSRLWAIFEPRSNTTRRAVFQESLPAAFVEADGVFIAQIARLEQIPETDRLNPERVVADIAATGRPAFYEPTADAIVARLKPLAAEGDVVVVFSNGGFDGIHAKLLERL
- the infA gene encoding translation initiation factor IF-1, which encodes MAQEQAIEVEGKITSVLAGTMFHVELANKHTVLAHISGKMRKRFIRLTNGDRVKMEMSPYDLSKARIVYRLG
- a CDS encoding fatty acid desaturase; the protein is MRIPWGYFRWQNTLFLGTTLLATLTVVPWYLWTHGLDLFQFCLFIFFFFATGMSITLGYHRYFSHLTFQANWSVKLFTLLFGAAAFEGSAVAWSADHRRHHKHVDHDEDPYDISKGLFHAHIGWLLFRTGPDTPLTWVRDLQKDKLAMWQHRHYVPLAFLMSFGLPTLVGYLVGGGSAALGAFLLSGVARVVAVHHMTFCINSLCHWIGDRPYSSKVSARDSFFMALFTFGEGYHNYHHEFQYDYRNGVKPWQYDPTKWAIWTLNKLGLVRNLRTVDEEKILKAQIVEQQRRLAAKLEKRGTPVGESLQALLHSAQERLHEAIAHWEKAMGEWRAAAERRHELSREHRRELKRELDDATQRLREALRHLRYAHEA
- a CDS encoding GreA/GreB family elongation factor: MNEELQKVVEAGKITPEVAAKLNHLQPGAYCLHKSWGFGRIAEWNLLTGQVFIDFGSKKGHPMQLEYAAQTLAAIPPDAVRAQAASNPEAVRTRAAQDPAGLVKDVLRDHGGKATVEQITADFVPLAMDAAAFKKFFDAARKKLKADPHVHLPGKKGEPIELHDAPVNQGAKLIESFRAARHPKDQVLALDAVLKGFDDLVKEVEEMKVLSAQVEDAAKKGQKLHAVQAVEMLLARDEICERHEALQPGPDAPVIADILRTEASRLAELFTALPASKHRRVLSHFKAAFEERWQERALALALKGTPRLAQEISRLFELESEKAAFAAAIDKWLRERSISPEILLWLCKERGAGYPEFFNIGLFGAIIAALEDDVLLSEITRGTKLHDLVMDDKSLIADLFADADAVVVRDSVRKLKLTTVFDDLNKRSLLARIIKLYPDVQAMITGEQQEEERTASLVVSWASLDRRREEYEDLINRQIPQNTRDISIARDYGDLRENFEFKSAKEQQRVLLRRKSEMERELELSRGTNFEDVDASKVAIGTTVALVDPATGEREAYHILGAWDGAPEKGIVSYQAGIGVALIGHAAGETVAVPTEKGDRLMRIESIEAFKNLELLGSSQQAPA